In Clostridium sporogenes, one genomic interval encodes:
- the cbiT gene encoding precorrin-6Y C5,15-methyltransferase (decarboxylating) subunit CbiT — MKYIKDEEFIRGSCPMTKEDIRILSIAKMNLEENSKILDVGAGTGSISIQAAKICAKGQIVAIEKDEEALDIIKKNKDKFNCENLKIIKGEALEIEEHINDSFNSIFIGGSGGNLEEIISRYGNKLLNNGTMVLNFITINNLNRALETLKKLNYETECIQVAISKAKGKSNMLIANNPIFIITATKNGGYL; from the coding sequence ATGAAATATATAAAAGATGAAGAATTTATAAGGGGAAGTTGTCCTATGACTAAAGAGGACATAAGAATTTTATCTATAGCTAAGATGAATTTAGAGGAAAATTCAAAGATTTTAGATGTAGGAGCAGGTACAGGAAGTATAAGTATACAAGCAGCAAAAATATGTGCAAAAGGACAAATTGTAGCTATAGAAAAAGATGAGGAAGCTTTAGATATTATAAAGAAAAATAAAGATAAATTTAATTGTGAAAATCTAAAGATAATAAAGGGAGAAGCCTTAGAAATAGAAGAACATATAAATGATAGTTTTAATAGCATATTCATAGGCGGTAGTGGCGGAAATCTAGAAGAAATAATAAGTAGATATGGGAACAAGCTTTTAAATAATGGCACAATGGTTTTAAATTTTATAACCATAAACAATTTAAATAGGGCGTTAGAAACATTAAAAAAATTAAATTATGAAACAGAATGTATTCAAGTTGCTATAAGTAAAGCTAAAGGAAAATCAAATATGCTTATAGCAAATAACCCTATATTTATAATAACAGCTACTAAAAATGGAGGGTATTTATAA